In Thermomicrobiales bacterium, one genomic interval encodes:
- a CDS encoding MBL fold metallo-hydrolase, producing MASASDRVRLISLASGSSGNALLVQHGSVAGLIDCGIGPNRLRSELLQLGLRLGDLSFAYVTHEHIDHIRAVPALRRAGVPIVTGSGTAQAMGLGPGDWMRIKHGARFECGGVEVSAVRTSHDAAEPLGAVVTLGAITAAVFTDMGEWDALIVDAMTRADVIVVEANHNIDMLKRGPYPAHLKRRVLSPVGHLSNDDAGRLTETVRERSGHSPSIFLAHLSETNNTPSRAVADVATFGGWIDDGLTPLPRASALDLLEGAPAVKRPPVEVQQQLFALEILGESQQ from the coding sequence GTGGCTAGCGCTTCCGATCGTGTTCGCCTGATTTCACTTGCGAGCGGGAGCAGCGGCAATGCGCTCCTGGTGCAGCACGGCTCGGTTGCCGGGCTGATCGACTGTGGAATTGGGCCGAATCGTCTGCGATCAGAACTGCTGCAGCTCGGATTGAGGCTTGGCGATCTGAGCTTTGCCTATGTGACGCATGAGCATATCGACCACATTCGCGCAGTGCCGGCACTTCGCAGAGCGGGCGTGCCGATCGTCACCGGGTCTGGGACTGCCCAGGCGATGGGCCTTGGACCTGGCGACTGGATGCGGATCAAGCATGGAGCCAGATTCGAATGTGGCGGTGTCGAGGTGTCGGCCGTTCGCACGTCGCACGATGCGGCCGAGCCGCTCGGCGCAGTGGTGACGCTCGGCGCAATCACGGCGGCCGTGTTCACCGATATGGGCGAATGGGACGCGCTGATCGTCGATGCCATGACCCGAGCCGATGTCATTGTTGTCGAAGCCAACCACAACATCGACATGCTCAAGCGCGGTCCATATCCCGCGCACCTCAAGCGAAGGGTGTTGTCGCCGGTAGGGCACCTATCGAACGACGACGCCGGGCGTCTGACCGAGACAGTTCGAGAGCGTTCTGGACACAGTCCGTCGATCTTCCTGGCGCACCTTTCAGAGACGAACAACACGCCGTCGCGCGCCGTGGCCGATGTGGCGACATTCGGAGGGTGGATCGACGACGGGTTGACACCCCTTCCCCGCGCGTCTGCCCTCGATTTGCTGGAAGGGGCCCCGGCGGTGAAGAGGCCGCCGGTGGAAGTGCAGCAACAACTTTTTGCATTGGAGATTCTTGGCGAGAGCCAGCAATGA